The following coding sequences are from one Musa acuminata AAA Group cultivar baxijiao chromosome BXJ1-6, Cavendish_Baxijiao_AAA, whole genome shotgun sequence window:
- the LOC135677872 gene encoding protein P21-like codes for MASSSILSLSFFSLLVTLSHAATFEIVNRCSDTVWAAAVPGGGRQLNQGQSWTINVKAGTTGGRIWGRTGCSFDGSGHGRCQTGDCGGLLACTAYGSPPNTLAEFALNQYSNHDYVDISLVDGFNVPMDFSPTSGGCRGMRCTADIKGKCPTALKAPGGCNNPCTVFKTDQYCCNSGSCKPTEYSKFFKSNCPDAYSYPKDDPTSLVACPGGTNYRVVFCP; via the coding sequence ATGGCTTCGTCAAGcattctctccctctccttcttctcccttcttGTCACCCTCTCCCATGCCGCCACCTTCGAGATCGTGAACCGATGCTCTGACACAGTGTGGGCCGCGGCCGTGCCCGGCGGCGGACGCCAGCTCAACCAGGGGCAGTCGTGGACCATCAACGTGAAAGCGGGAACGACCGGCGGCCGCATCTGGGGCCGCACCGGCTGCTCCTTCGACGGGAGCGGCCATGGGCGGTGCCAGACGGGCGATTGCGGCGGGTTGCTGGCGTGCACGGCGTACGGTAGCCCGCCCAACACCCTGGCGGAGTTCGCGCTCAACCAGTACAGCAACCACGACTACGTGGACATCTCCCTGGTCGACGGCTTCAACGTGCCTATGGACTTCAGCCCCACGTCGGGCGGCTGCCGCGGCATGCGGTGCACGGCGGACATCAAAGGGAAGTGCCCCACGGCACTGAAGGCGCCGGGCGGCTGCAACAACCCCTGCACCGTGTTCAAGACGGACCAGTACTGCTGCAACTCCGGCAGCTGCAAGCCGACCGAGTACTCCAAGTTCTTCAAGAGCAACTGCCCCGACGCCTACAGCTATCCGAAGGACGATCCGACGAGCCTCGTCGCCTGCCCCGGCGGCACCAACTACAGGGTTGTCTTCTGCCCTTGA
- the LOC135677141 gene encoding protein P21-like → MASSSILSLFFFFFSLLVTLSHAATFEIVNRCSYTVWAAAVPGGGRQLNQGQSWTINVNAGTTGGRIWGRTGCSFDGSGRGRCQTGDCGGVLSCTAYGSPPNTLAEFALNQFNNLDFFDISLVDGFNVPMDFSPTSGGCRGIRCAADINGQCPGALKAPGGCNNPCTVFKTDQYCCNSGSCSPTDYSQFFKRNCPDAYSYPKDDQTSTFTCPGGTNYRVVFCP, encoded by the coding sequence ATGGCTTCGTCGAGCattctctccctcttcttcttcttcttctcccttcttgTCACCCTCTCCCATGCCGCCACCTTCGAGATCGTGAACCGATGCTCTTACACAGTGTGGGCCGCGGCCGTGCCCGGCGGCGGACGCCAGCTCAACCAGGGGCAGTCGTGGACCATCAACGTGAACGCGGGAACCACCGGCGGCCGCATCTGGGGCCGCACCGGCTGCTCCTTCGACGGGAGCGGACGCGGGCGGTGCCAGACCGGCGACTGCGGCGGCGTGCTGTCATGCACGGCGTACGGCAGCCCGCCCAACACCCTGGCGGAGTTCGCGCTCAACCAGTTCAACAACCTCGACTTCTTCGACATCTCCCTGGTCGACGGCTTCAACGTGCCAATGGACTTCAGCCCCACGTCAGGCGGCTGCCGCGGCATCCGGTGCGCGGCGGACATCAACGGGCAGTGCCCCGGGGCGCTGAAGGCGCCGGGCGGCTGCAACAACCCCTGCACCGTGTTCAAGACGGACCAGTACTGTTGCAACTCCGGCAGCTGCAGCCCGACCGACTATTcccagttcttcaagagaaactgCCCCGACGCCTACAGCTATCCCAAGGACGATCAGACGAGCACCTTCACCTGCCCCGGCGGCACCAACTACAGGGTTGTCTTCTGCCCTTGA